A genome region from Dreissena polymorpha isolate Duluth1 chromosome 16, UMN_Dpol_1.0, whole genome shotgun sequence includes the following:
- the LOC127861924 gene encoding uncharacterized protein LOC127861924: MSESYSPQGAQDFYYDFWGQVSEPEPEAEQPDAEYNASQDLFVSPVKKAGSSVRKRDSPSSSRVFKRKAPKRRRTSSIIVPGYSDWYNIKYSGDPAIYTYQLLKDYSQGDLELLVQ, encoded by the exons ATGTCAGAGTCGTACTCACCGCAGGGCGCACAAGATTTTTACTACGACTTCTGGGGTCAGGTCTCAGAGCCAGAGCCTGAGGCTGAACAGCCGGATGCGGAGTATAACGCTAGCCAGGATTTGTTTGTG AGTCCAGTGAAAAAAGCAGGCTCTAGTGTTAGAAAACGTGACAGTCCAAGCAGTAGTCGAGTTTTTAAAAGAAAGGCGCCTAAACGTCGTAGAACTTCGTCCATCATT GTGCCAGGATACAGTGATTGGTACAATATCAAGTACTCCGGAGATCCAGCCATATACACCTACCAGCTGTTAAAAGACTATAGCCAGGGAGATCTTGAATTACTTGTTCAGTGA